ATGCGGCGATCTTGAGTGTCGCGTTCTCGACGCACTAAACCGCGTTCTTCCATCCGATCTAGTACGCCTGTTAAAGTCCCTCCCACTTGTTTGAGTTTGTCCCCAATACTAGAAGTAGGTAAACCATCTTCTTGCCAAAGACAGCACAACACTAACCAATGAAATGGCGTCAATCCAAAAGGTTCTAGCCTCTCAGTAAATTTGCGACTCAACAGTTGTGAGACTAATTTGATTCTGTAGCCCAAATTGTATGGTGCCAGATTTTGCTGCCACGAATCTAAGGTTGGGGAGTGATTAGATGTAGAAACCATTTAGCAAAATACTTAGTATGCGTAATATTATCATAGCTAAATTGAGCTTTTTTAGCAATAGTTACTTTACATCTATCTTAGGGAAGAACTTGAATCAACTGATGCTCTTTGACTGTACCGATAATACGGTGAGGTCGAGATAATTTAGAAGACTGGTTAGCATAGATCCAAGCATAGCTCAAAGCTGGTACTTGCGAAATAGAGACTACTGGTTGAGGCTGAGTAGGAAGATAGAAATTAAGCAATACTTTGGTTTTAGCATCTATTTCCACATAGTACGTAGGATGAGATTGGAGAATTGAAGCGATCGCACTTTGTTGTAAAAAAGTTTTTAACCCAGGGTTATAGTCACTTAACAGACCGATGCTACCTATAGCCGCCAAAGCCAGCCAACAGGGAATTAACCAACCTGCAATCCAATAACGCGCTGTGAGAAACTTTTTGTTAAATTGGTAACGAGCAATCCACACCACAGGTAAAATTAACCAACCCAAGCCCATAGCCAAACCAATACTTGCATACTTGCGGATATCAGAACTACCCCAATTAAAAATGCCAATACTCGCCATAACAAGTAAAATACCTAATCCACCCAAGGCATAACTGAGGTTTCGGGGAAGATTATTTATTGTAAAAAGGTTCAATATCTTTTTNNNNCTTTTTTGAAGAGGGAATTGTGGGGGAATTCCTGTCTGGTAAATATTGCCTAGCCAGTTTAAACCCACAGATGCAAACAAAGCGATGAACGGATAAAGGCAAAGACTATAGTGAGATAAACGAGTGCTAAAAATACTAATTTCTACAAATAAAACAAGTGGAAAGCCAACTAATATTAACTGGTAACGAGGAATGGGACGACGGAGAGTTAAAAATAAACCTAAAAGTCCGAAAACAGCCCAAGGAAATGCTTTTACAGGAATATTCCAGACATAGAATAGTAGCCCATTAGACTCCCGCTCTTCAGAACCTAGTTGTACAACAAACTTGAGTAACTCTTCAAAACTATTATTTCCGTAGTGCAGTGAGCTTAACCACAGCCAAACACAGGTTGGTATTAAACTTACGAAAAAACCTAAATATAAAATTGGGTTAGTAAGATGACGATGACGGCGATGTTCCCAAATTAAATAAGGTAATAAAGCTATAATTGGCAAAAAAATCATAAAGCTTCTAACTAAGAAGCCTAAACCTAAACTTAAACCAGCTAGAAAACTCCACCAGTAGCGATATTTGGGATGCAATTCCGTTTTGATTAAAGACAAAATAGCTAAAAGCACCAAGAGAACCATCGGTACATCAGGTGTACTTAAGCGAGAGTATTGCAGCCAGAGAAATTCTACACTTAAAATTGCAGCAGCTAGCCAACCTAATTTTTTGCCTATCATAATTTTGCCAATTTCATACACAAGCCACAAGCTAAAAATGCCAGCAATCATACTAGGAAGACGCGCACTAGTATCACTGATACCAAACAGCTTGTAAAAACTGGCAATTAACCAATAAGGGCCAGGAGTTTTATGATGTGCTGTTTCCCAAGGAGCTATCCAATTACCAGAATCAAACATCAGACGGGCACGTGATGCGTAAAGCCCTTCATCATGTGCCATCAGGCTATTATGTCCAGAAGTAAATAGTAATAAGGGCAGTATCCAAACTAACAAACTAAAATATGGTAATGATGCGACTAGGCGGATTTGTCGCCAAATATGCTGTAAGAAGTGTAGTTTATATAACATGAAATTGATAAAAATTGAATACTGCTATTTAGGTATCCTGCTGTTATTAAAATATGTTACATAGTGTTTGTGAAAAAATATCTGAAATTGCCGCAAATTTCGGAAACAGTACTCCAAAACAGAGATTTATGCAGTTAAGACCGAATCAGCGCCTGAAATTAGATGACACAGACGATAAACTGTTTTACGCCTATCCTCGCTTCGTCACCCATGTTGATGAAGGATTTATTCAACAGCTAACGGATTTATACCGCGATCGCCTCAAACCCATACTTCGGCTACGCTCAGTACAAGACACCCGCATTTTTGATATGATGAGCAGTTGGGTGTCTCATCTACCAGAAGAAATGCAGTTTGACCATGTGGAAGGACACGGACTCAACGCTGAGGAATTAGCACGAAATCCCCGGTTAAATCATTACTTTGTGCAAAATCTTAACGAAAATCCGCAGTTACCTTTACCAGATGAAAATTTTGATGCTGTTCTCAATTGCGTATCTGTGCAATATATGCAATACCCAGAAGCAGTATTTTCTGAAATTTACCGCATCCTAAAACCTGGTGGTGTTGCAATTATCAGCTTTTCTAACCGGATGTTTTTTGAAAAGGCGATTCAAGCTTGGCGAGAGGCTTCAGAAGCACAGCGAGTAGAATTAGTCAAAGCTTATTTTGCGTCAGTTCCAGGATTTACAGCCGCAGAAGTTATAGCTCATAAATCAACATTACCGAATATCTTACAGTGGTTGGGTGCAGTTGGAGGAGATCCGTTTTATGCTGTCATAGCTTACCGTAGTTAAGTCAAATATTCACTAGTATAAGAGGGTTTGTAGTAAGCACTTTGGTGCTTAGAAAATAAGGACTTTAGTCCTTACTACGAACTTATTTACCTACTTAAAATTAAAATGCTTTTGTATATGCATAATTTCTGTAAATGAATTATTGGTTAATGAAATCAGAACCAGAAGCCTATAGCATTGTTGATCTTCAACAGCAGAAAGAGACTATCTGGGATGGCGTTCGCAATTATCAAGCTCGCAACTTTTTGCGCCAAATGGATGAAGGAGACTTAGCTTTTTTCTATCACTCCGGCACTAATCCTCCCGGTATAGCTGGGTTAATGCGTGTAGTGAAAAAAGATATTGCTGACCCAACCCAGTTTGAGCCAGAAAGTAAATACTACGACCCCAAGTCAAGTTATGAATCGCCTCGGTGGCAAACAGTTGTAGTGGAATTTGTTGAGACTTTTTCTAACCCTATCTTGTTATCAATACTCAAAGAGAAGTTTAGCGCCGAAGAGTTAATGTTGGTGAGACAAGGAAATCGATTATCAGTGATGCCCGTACCTGAAGCAGTCGCTTTGAAGATTCTGGCGATGAAAAACTCCTAGTTAAAATAATTCGTAATTCGTAAAACATTTTAAGGAAGGTTGATTAACTGAACACAATGTGATTTAGTCTTGCCCGCTTACTTCACACCCATTGCACGGGATCTAATTGATAGTAACGTTGCAGTTGCTCATAAAGTGCCGGATGCTTGGACAACAATTGGCGCGGTTTTTCAAAGAATGTCTCAGTCGCTACGGCGAAAAATTCTGCGGGATTTGTTGCACCATAGCTATCCATTACCGTCTTTGCACCTTGTAGAACATCATTACAAAGTTGCTGATATTCTTCTGTCATCACCTTCGCCCAAATAGCATAGTCTGAGTTGTTTTGCAGTATCGGAACTCCTTCAGCTTTACCATCTTCTTGATCTAACTGATGGGCGAATTCATGAAGCACAACATTACGTCCATCTCTCCAGTTATTAATGTCTTGTTTTACCTGTTCCCAAGACACTACTACTTGGTCATTTGTCCACGATTCACCCAGTCTTGCCACACGCCTTTCCTCAACAACATATTTTCCGACGGAATTTGTTTCTTGAACAAAATAAGCGTTAGGATACACCAGAATTGAACGAAGTCTGGGGAAGTACTGTCCACGTTCATTTAATATAAGTAAACAAGCAACAGCAGCAAGAGTCAGTTTCATTTCCTCTGTCACCTGTAACCCTCTACAGCCAATAAATTGCTTTTCTGCTAAAAATACTTGAATATGTCCCTGAAGTCGTCTGAGTTCATCGGGAGAGAGACACAGATAAATAGGAAGATTATTTTCAATAATAGCATTCCACAGTGGAGGAAAAGAACGATGTTTGAGACGGTTTCTTCGCCTTTTTACTAGCATGGGATTGATTAAAATCCCTGTGAGAATTAGCCCAATGATGAGAAAGACAATTATTATTTTAATCATTGACTTTTGAGCAGCTTACATATTTAATTCACTGGTAAGGGATTTCCAAGAAATAAACTATACAATCTTGTGGGGTGGGCAACATGAGCGCCCGTAATCAAGGGCTATCGTGTCGCCCACTCCACAATAAATAATTGGATATTTTTTTATTTGGAAGTCCCTAAGCAGAAAGTTTAGAATAATTGTTATTATTGTGGCTCACTAACTACCGCTATTGAATCAGAATTATGCAAGATTGAACCTTGCTGGAAAGGCTGTTTTGAAGTCCTTGCTCAACTTTGACAATCAGTTTATCAAAAGCTTCTTGATTTGCTGTTAGTTGTTCTTGAAGAACTTTCTCTAACTCAGGCTTTATTTGCTCACACATATCCTCAATTTTTTTGTCGCTCAAAAAATTAGAACGCATCCAACTAGGGACATCGACATTTGTCTTAATTACTTCTTGAACACTCTTACGATTTAGCTCCATTCCTGCTGCCATCAACGAAGCCCCATATACTAGTGCAATTGGCCAGGTTAAATGCCCAGTTAGGATGAGAGTGATGATGCTAGCCACTGCGCCTCCACCAATTACGACATTGACAATAAATGCTACTGTCTCAGCCAGAATAGCATCTCCAATTTGTAATTCTGGGTTAACAAAAGTTGGGTTAATACTATCCTCGAATCTTAAGCTGCTTCTAGGTATCTGAAACTTTCGACAGATTGGATCGGTTTGTGCGGCTAAATCTGGTTGGATTTTATTGCTAAACCAAGCAGCGCATTGATGATTAATTATCTGCACGGCGCGTTCGCTTTTGAGCCACTGTTCTGCCCGACCAATCAAAGCTGTTTCCAAATCGGCTAAAGTCCGTATTTTGTTTTTTTGCCAATCTTTTAAAGCTGGTTTAACTGCATTGACAATCAAGCCATCCGCCAAAGGCTTAGTTAGTGATTCGATTAACTCTGGAATATGCCTTTCAATCAAACCTTTCAGCTGGTTCGAGGTAAATAGTTTGTTCACTTCTTGCTTAAAAGCAGCAGCACGCAGATCCCATCTTCCTACTCGTGCTAAACCCATTGCAATGCACCGTTCCGGTTCTGGATCGGGGCGAAGCAGGGTTTCTGGTTCGGGAAACATTTCCTGACAAAAAACGTGCGTGAACTTCATGCGAGATGCACCGCCAGTCATCAGCACAAGTTTCGGTACGATTTCAAGTTTTTCTAGCTTTTCTTTCGCCTCCTTTAAAGAGTTGCGAAATGATTTAATCCAACTATGATTTTCCAGTTCAGGTAAGGGTTGATTTAAAATTTCCTCCATCATCAATTTATTTACTTGGGGAATAAAATAAATCTGTTCGTTGATTGACTCGAACCCACGCGCAAAGGATTCAGGATCGCTGTATAACTGTTCATTAGAAAAGTAATCTTCTTTAGCTTTGCGGCAAGCAAGTTCACAACGAGCTTGGTGATGGGGATATTCCTGAAATACTTTTTCCAGTAATGCTTTTTGTTCGTGGTTGGCGAGAGTCCGGGCAAAAATAGCTTTGTCAATCAAGGATGCACCTAAAGTATTACTCCCGAAATCTATTGGGATTTCTTCTAAGCTTTTAACCAGAGTAAAATCTGTGGTTGAAGAACCAATATCGACAATTAGCACCGATGCCAGAAGTTTGTCATACTCCAACTTCCCGGCTTCCTTGGCTTGCATGAAAGCAGCCCGCGATTCAGGTACAACATTGAGTTGGGGAATACCAGCTTCTTGAAGTAGCTTTTGGTATTCGGTGCGATCGCTAACTGTCCATCCTGAAGGGCAACCAATGTAAAAATAGCTACTTTCCCCACCTTCAAGTTGTTTAGTTTCTTTCAAAAGGCGGTAGTAGGTTGCCACAAAAGTGCTAATTGTTTCTCGATATTTGGGATCGTTGTTGGGTTTTTGTTTGAAAGAGATTGTCAGTTGAGTAACGCCAGCTTGAATTAATGCTTGTTCGCCGACAAGATAACCGAGTTTGGGATGCCAGCCAAGAGCTGTAATTTGGTTCTTCTTGTTATTAATCTCCAACATCTGGGGGGGTTCGATGCTTTCCACGATCGCTTTAGCTACAGCCGTTTCACCGTGTCCCAAATCAAAACCGATTGTTTCTAAAATTTCCATACCCTTATTGTCTATTATTCTCTAGCAGAGGAATATGCTGGTTCAATTACCCTACCGCGCCGAATCAAGCGATCGCCTTTTAACAAAGCCGGCGTTAGAGTCACGTGTTCTTTGGTATCGGGGTCAATACTTGGCTCAAAGTCAAAATATTCGCGATCGCTATTCGATCGGTAAATTTGCGCGTTAATTCCCTGAGACATTAAAATCTGTGGCAGAAGTTTCGCCAGTTCATGAGCCATTTGGGGTTTATCAAGTTTGGATGCGCCCATTAGTCTTTGGAGAAAATTCAATAACTCTGGCAATTCTTCTATTGCTAAATCGCCTTCATGTTTATTTGATTCTTCTACTCTAGCCACTGCTAGGTCGATAGTGTTGAGAGCATCGCCAAGGTGATCTAGAAATACTTTGCTATCAACCCGAAGAATCGGTTGAGGTAATTCCAATAGTCCTTCAGATATAGAATTATTTTGCTGATTATTGAATTCAAGTTGAAGTACAATTTCTAATCCTATAAGTAAAGAGGTTAATAAGATAGCCATCCACGCACCTGGGGTAGTTTTAGTTAAGGAAAACAACGAACCTAAGATGCCTATATAAATTAGTCCCTTTAGCAGTTTCAGGATAAATCTGCTGCTAAACAACTTTGTCCCTGTATTAGTAATTTGCTTTTGTTCAGTTGGAGCAACTTGAAGATAGTTCGCTGCTGCCAGGGTGGCGATAGACTGCCGCAGCGTATCCAGGAAAAAGGAAGCCAGACGAACTTGAGCCAAA
This portion of the Nostoc sp. GT001 genome encodes:
- a CDS encoding glycosyltransferase family 39 protein, which produces MLYKLHFLQHIWRQIRLVASLPYFSLLVWILPLLLFTSGHNSLMAHDEGLYASRARLMFDSGNWIAPWETAHHKTPGPYWLIASFYKLFGISDTSARLPSMIAGIFSLWLVYEIGKIMIGKKLGWLAAAILSVEFLWLQYSRLSTPDVPMVLLVLLAILSLIKTELHPKYRYWWSFLAGLSLGLGFLVRSFMIFLPIIALLPYLIWEHRRHRHLTNPILYLGFFVSLIPTCVWLWLSSLHYGNNSFEELLKFVVQLGSEERESNGLLFYVWNIPVKAFPWAVFGLLGLFLTLRRPIPRYQLILVGFPLVLFVEISIFSTRLSHYSLCLYPFIALFASVGLNWLGNIYQTGIPPQFPLQKXXKKILNLFTINNLPRNLSYALGGLGILLVMASIGIFNWGSSDIRKYASIGLAMGLGWLILPVVWIARYQFNKKFLTARYWIAGWLIPCWLALAAIGSIGLLSDYNPGLKTFLQQSAIASILQSHPTYYVEIDAKTKVLLNFYLPTQPQPVVSISQVPALSYAWIYANQSSKLSRPHRIIGTVKEHQLIQVLP
- a CDS encoding Hsp70 family protein, which produces MEILETIGFDLGHGETAVAKAIVESIEPPQMLEINNKKNQITALGWHPKLGYLVGEQALIQAGVTQLTISFKQKPNNDPKYRETISTFVATYYRLLKETKQLEGGESSYFYIGCPSGWTVSDRTEYQKLLQEAGIPQLNVVPESRAAFMQAKEAGKLEYDKLLASVLIVDIGSSTTDFTLVKSLEEIPIDFGSNTLGASLIDKAIFARTLANHEQKALLEKVFQEYPHHQARCELACRKAKEDYFSNEQLYSDPESFARGFESINEQIYFIPQVNKLMMEEILNQPLPELENHSWIKSFRNSLKEAKEKLEKLEIVPKLVLMTGGASRMKFTHVFCQEMFPEPETLLRPDPEPERCIAMGLARVGRWDLRAAAFKQEVNKLFTSNQLKGLIERHIPELIESLTKPLADGLIVNAVKPALKDWQKNKIRTLADLETALIGRAEQWLKSERAVQIINHQCAAWFSNKIQPDLAAQTDPICRKFQIPRSSLRFEDSINPTFVNPELQIGDAILAETVAFIVNVVIGGGAVASIITLILTGHLTWPIALVYGASLMAAGMELNRKSVQEVIKTNVDVPSWMRSNFLSDKKIEDMCEQIKPELEKVLQEQLTANQEAFDKLIVKVEQGLQNSLSSKVQSCIILIQ
- a CDS encoding M90 family metallopeptidase, translated to MIKIIIVFLIIGLILTGILINPMLVKRRRNRLKHRSFPPLWNAIIENNLPIYLCLSPDELRRLQGHIQVFLAEKQFIGCRGLQVTEEMKLTLAAVACLLILNERGQYFPRLRSILVYPNAYFVQETNSVGKYVVEERRVARLGESWTNDQVVVSWEQVKQDINNWRDGRNVVLHEFAHQLDQEDGKAEGVPILQNNSDYAIWAKVMTEEYQQLCNDVLQGAKTVMDSYGATNPAEFFAVATETFFEKPRQLLSKHPALYEQLQRYYQLDPVQWV
- a CDS encoding EVE domain-containing protein — encoded protein: MNYWLMKSEPEAYSIVDLQQQKETIWDGVRNYQARNFLRQMDEGDLAFFYHSGTNPPGIAGLMRVVKKDIADPTQFEPESKYYDPKSSYESPRWQTVVVEFVETFSNPILLSILKEKFSAEELMLVRQGNRLSVMPVPEAVALKILAMKNS
- a CDS encoding class I SAM-dependent methyltransferase; translation: MQLRPNQRLKLDDTDDKLFYAYPRFVTHVDEGFIQQLTDLYRDRLKPILRLRSVQDTRIFDMMSSWVSHLPEEMQFDHVEGHGLNAEELARNPRLNHYFVQNLNENPQLPLPDENFDAVLNCVSVQYMQYPEAVFSEIYRILKPGGVAIISFSNRMFFEKAIQAWREASEAQRVELVKAYFASVPGFTAAEVIAHKSTLPNILQWLGAVGGDPFYAVIAYRS
- a CDS encoding MarR family transcriptional regulator; amino-acid sequence: MVSTSNHSPTLDSWQQNLAPYNLGYRIKLVSQLLSRKFTERLEPFGLTPFHWLVLCCLWQEDGLPTSSIGDKLKQVGGTLTGVLDRMEERGLVRRERDTQDRRIWRIWLTDAGKELEAVLPPIAAAVRDEAMHGISFADRELFSQILNRAIANLS